The genomic segment GGGCCGGTCATGGGCTCGTCACCGGTCACCCAGTCGGCGGGATCCTTTTCGGCCGTCGTGTCGGTCTTCTTGGTAGACATCGCGCTCTCCTTCCGGAATCGTCCGCCTGAACCGGCGAACTGGAAGGGTGTACAGCAAGGCGCGTGCCGCGCTGGCACCCGTATTGCGTCCTCTGAATGCTCCAAGAAGCTGGGATGTCCGGTTCGGAACGAAAACGGGGGCGTTATGGCAGCCGACGACAAGAAGCAAGAGATCGACGACAAGGTGACGGTACTCGTCCGCGACCGGTTCGGCGGGAACTACAGGGCCGCGTTTGCGCACTACGATGACGACGGTAGCGGGGCTATCGACAAGGACGAGCTGAAACTACTTCTGTCGGACGCGGGGATCGGGAGCGGGCTAACCCGGTGGTCGTGGGCGAGCGGGATCATGAAAGAAGTTGATACGGACGGCGACGGCGGAATCTCATGGGCCGAGTTCGAGGCCGTGTTCCGATCCAACAAGTCGTGACGGGGCGCGAACCGAAGGGGGTTACCGACTCGACGACTTGAGCACCCACCGGTGCCACGCGCGCCACAACGTGTCAACCACCAATACCAACTGGTGAGGGTCGACGGGTTTGACGAAGTGCATGTCGAACCCCGCGTCCCGGATGCGCGTGCTGTCCCGGTCGTTGCTCGCCGCGGTGACCGCCACGAGCACGAGCGGCACCCCGTCCGCCTGCTCGCGCAACTTGATCGCCACCTCGTCCCCGTCCATCCCCGGCATGTTCAGGTCGATGAGACAAACGCCCGGTAGAAAGCTCACCGCCTCGATCAGTGCCGTCGGCCCGTCGTAGCATGCCAGCGACTCGAACCCGACGGCCCGCAGCAGGTCCACGGCGGAGTCCGCCACGTCATGATTGTCGTCAATGCACAGCACCCGGAGGGGCGGCGTCGTTCGGGTGGATGTTGTGGCGCTGCACGTGAGTGCCTCCAAGAATCGGCCAGCGAGCACCCCCTTCTATGAGCGGCGCGGAATTACGACCCTGGGAAAGATTGGCAAGTTGTGTGCCGCGACTTTGGGGTTACGTGCCGTCAATGTCGCGCGGCGACCCGTCAGGAAGGTCGATCATCGTGACGTGGCGCTGACCATGGGGCCGGTTGCGGCGCGGGTGTGACTTGAGTGCGGCACCGGATGCCTGACTCTGTTCCGCCTCTCGACGGCACGTCGTCAATTCATTTCAACGGGCACTTCGGTGAACCGCTTCAAAACGCTCATGAGCACCCCGGGTTCGAGGGGTTTGAGCAGGTGGGCGTGGCCCCCCGCCGCTTCCGACCGCCGGCGGTCCCGCTCCATCCCACAGGTGGTGACGGCGATGAACTCGGGCTGCCGGGCTGCGAACCGCTTTCGCAGCCTTCGCACGAGTTCCCAGCCGTCGTCGCCAGGCAAGCGCAATTCCAGTATCACCACATCGGGACATTGAGCCGCGAGTGCCGTTTCAGCGTCGTAAGCCGTTTGCACTTCGTACCCGCAAAGGCGCAGGAGGTCGGCGAGGCTGTCGGCACCGTCCCGGAAGTTGTCGACGACCAAGATCGAAAGGGGGGCCGCATCGCCGGAAGTGTAAGCGGCCGGAAGCATAGGCCTACTCGCATCGTCGGTCCGGATGAGCGGACGTTAGGCGCGAGGTGCCCGAAGCATCTGAGGCGGGTAACGTGGGGTCATTATACCCCGGGCCGCGCGTGCGCGGGCGGGAATCCACCGGATACGCTGGGGGCCATCTTGGGAGGCCTTCGGGTCGTCCGACTGCCGATCGGTGTGAAGCGCGATGTCACTCCGGTCGCCACGCCGTCGCCCGCAAGCGGTATTCAGGTATGTCTCTCGAACTGCGATCCCGGGCTCCCCATTTGCTACACCCCGGACGACCCGCTCGAACTGTACCGATGCCTCAGACGAGAGGTGCCGCGTCCGGTACCGAAAGGGTCGCCGCGCCGGCTCCGGACGAGGTCGGTGGTAGGGACTTTGATCGATCCAGGAGACTCAGATGTACAACTTCATGCTCGCCGCCGCAGTCGCGTTCGTCGCGTTCGCCACGCCGACCTTCGCGGGCGACGCCAAGAAGCCGGACGGCAAGTGCCTCGACGGGGCGTGGACGGTGGTGTGTTACGAGAAGAGCGGCGAGGCCCAGGCCGAGGCCAAGGGGATGACGGTGAAGGCCGAGAACGGCACCATCACGTGCTCGGGCAAGGACGGCAAGCCGGCCATGACCATCAAGGTGGTTCTGGGCGAGAACGGCACCATCCAGGTGACCGAGCAGGGTGCCGACACGAGCACGGCGGCACCGGCGGCCCGCGCCGGGGTGTACGTGCTGACCAACGACCTGCTCGCCATCAGCCTGAACGCCGAAGCGGCTCCGGCGAACGCGGACAAGGCGACGACCGACGCCGCAAACAAGAACCGTTGCAGCATCGTCCTGAAGCGCGAAGGCGCGAAGTAGTCGAACGCGATCCGATCGGGGCGGCTCGGGAAGTTCCCGGGCCGTTTCTCATTTGATGCGTATGGTCTCATCTCGGGCGCGGCCGTGTCCGGGGTCGAGTACAAGGGAGCCAACGAATGACCGACGACCAGAAGACCGTTCTCGATAAAGCTCAAGGCCCGCCAGGCGCGGACGCTGGCCGAGATGCAGCTCGCCGGGTTGGACGTGATGCTCGACGAGAGCTTGCCGCCCCGGGGCGAGCCGTTGCATGTCGGGCGGGAGGTGTGGAGGAGATGCAGGCGGTCCTGCCGGTGGTGGAGAGGGAGGTCGAGGAGGCGGAAGATGAGTAGGAGGCGACCGATCCCGCACCTGATACCCCGGTGCGGTAGGCGATCAGGGCGTTACACGGTGCGCCCCTTCTCAGCATCCCTCGCGAGTTGGTGCGCTAGCCGGGAGCCCAGCGTTTGATCTCGCTTCTTCCACTCGAACACGATGTCCTTCCCTGCGGCTGCCGCATAAAGCTCGTCCCAGAGCGGTCGGCACATTCGCGGTGCCCGCCCGTCATGCGCGAGGCCGATGATCCCCTCGTGATCGCTGTCCACGGTACACGGCCCTGGGACCATCTTCACGGCCTCGACCAGTGCCTTCAATTCCATCTCGTATGCCGAAGTGCCTTCCTGCCGCCCGGATGACGTGCGGGCGATCACAGCCGCCCACCCGCCGATACCGGTCTGGTTGTTGAAGGTTCCGTCCGTTTGAATCTCGGTGCGCTCGGCCATGCGGCGAGAGTGCCGCAAGTCGGTCGCTCGCGCAAGCGGGGATGAAACGAAGAAACCGGCGGCACCGTGCCGCCGGCTCCCGTTCTGTCTCGCCGATCGGTTACGGGCGGACGATGACCGGCGGCCCGGGCCGGCGCAGCTCGCGCGGGGTCACGCCGTAATACTTGTACGTCTCGGTGCGGTACGTCGGGGTGTAGAAGCTCGGGTACGTGGTGGCCGTGTACGTCGGGATCACCTTGTACTGTTCGGCGGTCAGCGACAGCACCGCCATCTTCTTCTCGACGTTGAACTTGGCCGCCTCGAACGGGACGGTGAACAGCTTGCCCCCGTTCTCCACGATCAGGTACTCGAGGTTCCCGGCGTCGTCGAACACCAGGTCGTCGACGGTGCCGACGGTCGTGTCCCCGGCGATCAGGATCTTGGTCCCGATCACCTGCTTGGCGCGGTAGTGGTTGTGATCGTGGGCGGCCGATGGGGCCGGCGGCTGGGCGGATGCCACGGAAGTCCCGAACAGCAGGGCGGTCAGCGCGCCGGCGCGCAGTATGGTGCTCGTCATCATCTCAGACTCATTCAACAGGAACGGAACGGGAACAAACAGAAGCGGCTATCGACACTTCCATGCCTACAGCCGCCTCGTCAGCGGGAGGAGTAAGCACTTACCGCTCCGGGGCCGACGCACGCCCAAAGATGGAGGGATAAAGGGGTAATAGCGGGAGCGGCTGGGGAAAAGAGGAAGCCGGCACCCGAAGGCACCGGCTTTCGTTGATGGGTCGGGGGACGAGTAGTGAGGTGTGTGAAGCGGGCCGGGGAACCGGGCCCGACTTGGTGTTCGACGGGAGAAAGAAAAGCAGACGGCGTGCCAACCGTGCGGCCTGGGTAATCCGCACGCGATTTGAATCCCGGCACGATCGGTGCAAGGTTCAGTTGCCTCCGCCCGGCTACTTCGCCGCGCGGATCACTCTCCACAATGAGATCGCAACAATGGCAACTGCCACAGTCCGTGCAACGAAAGTCGGCGTGTTCGCAACTCGTGACGCGGCGGACCGCGCCGTAGCCGACCTGAAGAAGGCCGGGTACCGGGACGACCAGATCGGGCTAGTCGGCAAGAACGCGGACGGCAAGACGGTGAAGACGGACGGCGCGGGCGAGACGAACGCCGCAGAAGGCGCGGCGATCGGGGCCGCGGCCGGTGCGGGCGTCGCGGGCTTGGTGTCGCTGGGCGTGTCGTTCGGCGTGATCCCGGTGATCGGGCCGATCCTCGCCATGGGGCCGCTGGCGGCGGCCCTTGTTAGCGCGGTCGGTGGGGCCGCTGCGGCCGGGCTCGCCGGGGCGCTCATCGGCTGGGGCATCCCGGAGGAGGACGCCAAGTATTACGAGGGCGAGGTGAAGGCCGGGCGTTACTTGGTGACCGTGGACGGCGACGACCGCGGGGTGTTCACGCGGCACGGCGGGTACGACCGCGCCACCGCACCGACCATGTAAACGGGTGGGGCACTGGTCATTCTTGAGCCGGGGAAACCCGGCTCGTTGCTATTTGATGCTCACCTCGCAGCACACCTCCTGCGCACCACCAGCGTCTGCCACAGTGCCCGAGCGAAATGGTCGCGGGCAAAGAGAGTGGAACGACGTGTTCGACGTATCAGTTGTGCGGAAGGTGAACTTCAACCGGTCTTGTTTCACAGAAGGGTAGAGTTCCCCACGAATGGTGGACAGTCGGAAAGCGGTGTAAACTCTGAGCACAGGAGGCACACCGATGGCTGGCAAGCGCAAGGCGTACGCGCCGGAGTTCAAGCTCCAGGCCGTGACGATGATCAGCGAGCAAAACCTGTCCGTGGCCGAGGTCGCGCGCCGACTCGGGGTCACGGAGAACATCCTTCATTCGTGGAAGAAGGCGGTCCTGAAGAAGGGGGACCGATGCGTTCCCGGGGGCGGGCCACCTGACCCCCGTCGAGGAAGAACTGCGCCGACTCCGGGCCGACGTCAAGCGGCTGGAGATGGAGCGCGACATCCTAAAAAAAGCCACGGCGTTCTTCGCCACCCAGACGAACTGATCTTCGCCTGGATCGAGGAGCGCGCCGACGAGTGGCCGGTCGTGGTTCTGTGCCGCGTCCTGGAGGTGTCCCGTTCGGGGTTCTACGCCTGGCGGTCCCGAGGCGCCAGTGCGGCGGAAGTGCGGCGTGAGGAGTTGACCGCCGAGGTAGAGGAGATCCACGCCGAGGTGAAGGCGCGCTACGGCAGTCCGCGAATGCACGCCGAGTTGGTGAGCCGGGGCCACGCGTGCGGCGTGAACCTGGTGGCGAAGCTGATGCGGGAGGCAGGGATTGCCGCGAAAACGAAGCGCAAGTTCCGCCAGACGACGGACTCCAACCACACGCACCCGGTGGCCGAGAACGTGTTGGATCGGAACTTCAACCCGGAGGAACCGAATGCCTCGTGGGTGGCCGATGTGACGTACATCCCGACCCGCGAGGGATGGCTGTACCTGGCGGTGGTCGAGGACTTGTTCAGTCGGGAAATCCTTTCAACTCGATCGTGGCAGCCGCCGACTTTTCGATGGGTCGGAACGCAAACGGATCGCGGTCGAGCAACCCGACCACCAGAACCACGACCTGGAGGATTGACATCGATCACCTCGGTTCGGGAGGAGAACAGGTCGAACGATCCCACCGGCGTAGCGACCGATAATGAAAGACGCCGCCGGGCGTCGTGCCACATCGCACACAAGAAAAACCACGTCCGGTCCCTCCCCACAAGGGAGAGCAATACCCAGAGTGGTACCGTTACCCTTCATCACGATCGGTCCTGGCGAACGAACTCGAGTTATTCCAGAATCGGCTTCACCACTGTTCCCGCCACGTCCGTTAAACGAAAGTCGCGGCCCTGGTACCGCGTGACGAGTTTCAGGTGGTCGAGCCCCAGAGCGTGGAGTACGGTCGCCTGGACGTCGTGGACGTGCACGGGGTCTTTTACCACATCCCAGCCCCACTCGTCGGTCTCTCCGTAGGCAATGCCGCCGCGGAAGCCGCCGCCGATGAGAAGCAGCCCACCGCAGAGTTGGTGATGGTCGCGACCGTACGAGGCGAACGACAACGGGCCCTCACAGTAACTCGTGCGTCCGAACTCGCCGCAGAAGATCACGACCGTGTCCTCGAGCATCCCGCGATCTTTGAGGTCGCGCAAGAGCGCCGCGATCGGCTTGTCCGCGCCGGCCATCTTCTGCTTGAGGATGACCGGGATGTTGTCATGGTGGTCCCAGCCGCCGTCCATGAGTTGGATGAACCGCACACCGCGCTCGGCCAACCGGCGGGCCAGCAGGCAGTTGTTCGCGAATGACTCCTTGCCCGGTTCCGCCCCGTACTGTTCGAGTACGTCGGCCGGTTCTTTCGAGAGGTCCGTGAGTTCTGGCACGCTCGTCTGCATCCGCGCCGCCATTTCGTAAGCCTGGATGCGCGTCGTCACGCCGGGGTCTCCACTCACGGCGGCCTCGAGTTCGTTCAGCGCTTTCACGCCGTCGAGCACCCGCCGCCGCGCCTTGGCGTCGATCCCGTCGGGGTTGGCGACGAAGAACACCGGCTCCTTGCCCCCGCGGAACGGGCAGCCCTGGTAGCGCCCCGCGAGGTAGCCGTTGTGCCACATTCGTGGGTGCGGCGGGGACCCGCCGTCGCGCGACCCCGAGAGCATCACGACGAACTCCGGGAGGTCCTTGTTCTCCGCGCCCAGGGCGTAGCTCGCCCACGAACCCCACGACGGCCGGCCGAGCTGTTGCGACCCGGTGAACAGGATCGACATCGCGGCCTCGTGCAGCACGTGGTCGGTCTGCACCGAGCGCACCAGGCACATGTCGTCGGCGAAGGCTCCCATCTCCCGAAATAGTTCGGACATGCGCAAGCCGCTCTTGCCGTACGGCTTGAACTTGAAGCACGTGCCGACCACCGGCAGCGCCCCCTGCTTCTCCGTCACGCCGGTGATGCGCTGCTCCTTGCGCACCGAGTTGGGGAGTTCCTCACCGCGCCGCTTGTTCAGCAGCGGCTTCTCGTCAAAGAGGTCGTGTTGGGAGAGGCCACCCGAGGCAAAGATCATGATGACGCGCCGGGCCGTTGCCGGGCCCAACTTGAATGGGGGCACCGCCACGCGGGGGGGACTCGGCAAGTCGCTGGCTGCGGTGGAACCGGGCCGGGCCATCAAACCCGAAAGCGCGATCGAGCCGAGGCCGAGCGCGCCGGTGCCCAGGAACGCGCGCCGCGCCAGGTGAGTATTTGGAGCGGGGGAGATGTGGGCATTCATAGTTCTATCCGATGGGAGAGGCTCGCGGTTCCGGTATCAGAAACGTTTCAGTCGGTCACGTGCGGGCCGCTCAGCGGTGGATCGTCGCGTCGAGGTTGAGGAGCGCGCTGCCGACGGAGGCCCACGCGGCCGCCTCGGCCGGGTCGATCCGTTCGTCCACCTTTGCATCACCCACACTCAGGAACTTCTTCGCCGCACCGGCGTCCGCCTTGAAGTGCGCGCGCTGGTCGTCGAGGAGGTCCCGCAAGATCCCGACCTCCTTCTCGGTCGGCGCGCGCGAGGTGCAGAGGCGGAACCCGTAAGCGAGGCGTTTCGCGTCCGCCTCGGGCTTCTCGAGGTCGCGTGCCCGGCCGGTCGCCTCCTTGTCCTTGAGCATCCGCTGCCCCAGCATTTTCGCACACTCGACATACACCGGATCGTTGAGGAGCGTCAGCGCCTGCAAGGGCGTCGTTGTCGTGGCCCGCGTGACCGTCGGGGTGTCCCGCTTGCAGGCGTCGAAGTTGAGCATCGACGGGTAGGGCGAGCCGCGTTTCCAGTAGACGTAAAGCCCCCGTCGGTACTGCTTCTCGTCACGGTCACGGCGGTAGGCACCCGAAAAACCGTCGATCGACTTCCCCGCGTCCTTGGGCTGGACCGGCTTGACGCTCTCGCCACCGATCTTCTCGAACAGGAGCCCCGAGACCGCCAGGGCGTTGTCGCGGACCATCTCGGCCGTGAGGCGGAGGCGCGGTCCGCGGGAGAACAGGCGATTCTCCGGATCGTGTTCCCGTTTCTCCTTCGAAACCACGGCCGACTGACGGTAGGTCGCCGAGAGCACAATGCGCTTGTGGAACTTCTTCAGATCCCACCCGCCGCTCACGAGTTCCGTGGCGAGGTAGTCGAGCAGTTCAGGGTGCGTAGGCACCTCACCCCGGACGCCGAAATCCTCGGCGGTCCGAACGAGGCCGAGGCTGAAGTATTGTTGCCAGATCCGGTTGACTAACACGCGGGCGGTCAGCGGGTGCTGCCCGGAGACGAGCCATTTCGCCAGACCGAGCCGGTTGTGTGGCAACTCCGCCGGCATGAGCGGCAGCACCGCCGGGGTCGCCGGGGGCACGTTCTCGCCGCGGTTCTTGTAGAGACCGCGGATGAAAATGTACGCCTGGCGCGCCTCTTCCAGTTCCTCCATGACGAGCGTCTGGGGCATCTGCCTTTTGAGTTCCTTCTCCTCGTCCTTGAGCCTGGCGAGTTCCTCGGCGATGATGCGCCCGACGGGGTCAATGTGAGACCGGAAGTAGTCGCGGAGCACTTTCTGCCGGCGCTCGGACGGTGAACGTGTGTCGTCGTCCTCGTTGGGCTTGGGCGGGGCCGTCTTCTCGCCGACGAGACCCACTTTCTTCGAGTCTTCCTTCAAGGAGGGTACGAAGCCGGGAGCAACAGGAGCGGCCACGGGTCGGGGTGCCGGCGCAACCGGCAACCGGGTGAAGCCCTTGATGCGGTCTTGCTCCTCCCGGCGCAACGCCATCGCGACCTCGTGCGTGAGGACGTCGTCGCCTTCCGGCGTGAGGTGGAATGTGAACGAACCGCCGCTCGGCCCGCCCATCCCCGGCCCGGGCGGTCCGGGTCGCCCCCCCGGTGAGCCGCCGAAGACCACTTTCACGACGAACTCGTTCTCGCCCTGACGGAGACCGATCCGGAACTTCTTCTCCGTATTGTTCCGACCGCCGCGCCTGACCGCCCCGGGTTCGAGGTTGTCGACTTCGGGGGCGCCCGGTTCCTCGTCGCCCCCCGGCTTCGTGTCCGTCTTCGGTGGAGCGGATGGGAGGGCGACCGGCGGAGGGGGTGCGGAGGCCTGTACCACCTCGCCATTGAGCCACATCTTGAAACCGACGGGCCCGTCGATCTGCAACATCACGGTGCGCGGCCGGGTCGAGATGATCTTGCGCGTCAGGTAGTAGGTGAAGGTGCCGCTTCCCTGGAGGTTCACCGGAGAGGCGTCGCGCCACTTGTTCTGCTCGGCCCAAGAAATCTTTTCGGGCCGGGGCTTGTCCTTCTTCCCCTCGATTGCCTCCTTGCCATCGGGCTTCGCGTCCTTGGCCTTGACGTCAACCTTGTCCGACTTCTTCGCCAGCACGCCGCCCGACGTGTCCTCGTCTGTGGCTTTGGGGATCGGCTTGAAACCGGGTTCGGACTTGGGTGGTTCGGGGGCGCTTTTACCTCCCGCGATTTTGGGCGTCGGAGCCGGCGTCGGCTCACTCCCCTTGCCGGGGGTGGTGCCCTTGGGGATCCCTGTGCCCTTGGTTTCGGGCACGAACACAACTTTGGTGTAATTTTTCTTGAGATCGAGCGGTTCGTGCTTGATGTCCTTCTCCGGTTCGAACGCCGTTCCGTACGCCTTCGCGAGATCCTCAGCGGGGAACGGCCCCATCGAACTCCACAGTTTCGTCTGAGCCGGCATCAGGATCTCGCGGACGCGGTCGTCCTCGGTGTAACTGATGCGGAAGCGGCCGATGAGGCTCCTGAACTTGGCGCCCCCGAGTTGGTGCAGCGAGATGCGGAGCACCGACGCCTCGTTCGTTTCGAGCGGGTCCAGCGGGAGGAAGACCGCCTCGTGCGGCTTCCTCCGCTCGTCGCCGACGATGCTCCAGCCCGGGCGGAACCCGAAGGCTCCCGCCGGACCGGTGCCCAGGGGTTCGATGACGACCGCCGATTCGATCGAACCCGGGAACATGTCAAACAGGGCCGGGTCTTCTTTCGGCTTTTGGTTGATGTCGGCCTCGGCACGCGACACATATACGAGCGGCGGATCCTGGCTGTCGGCGAGGGTGGTGTGGCGGATCTCGATCACCGACAGGTTGAATCGGCCGTCCGTCGCCCGGCCCAGCGCCTTCCCCGGTTGGCTGTCGTCGGGCACGAGTTCGAGCCGGATCGCCGCGATGCGTCTCTTGCCCGGCAGGAACATGACGTCGTAGGTGTCCTTCACCGGGGCGGTTCCCGTCGAGAGGACCGAGCCGTCGTCGAGCAATTTCAGCACCGCTCCGTGACGGGAGAGGAGGGCGGTCGGCTTCGCCGTCGTCCACGGAACCGGCCCGGCGAGTCGGGCGAGCGTCTTGCGCTCCCAGCCCTTCTGGTCGTCATCGGTCAGCGGGTCGGCGCGGTCGAGGCGGCTCTGGAGCGCGGCGATGCGGGTCTTGAGGTCGGCGAGCCGCGGTTCCTGGTCGGGGTTGGGAATCGGGATCGACGAACGCGCCCCAAAGTAGTCCGCGTCCCGCTCCTTGATGTTGTTAAAGAACGAGTAGAAGGAGTAGAAATC from the Frigoriglobus tundricola genome contains:
- a CDS encoding response regulator translates to MLPAAYTSGDAAPLSILVVDNFRDGADSLADLLRLCGYEVQTAYDAETALAAQCPDVVILELRLPGDDGWELVRRLRKRFAARQPEFIAVTTCGMERDRRRSEAAGGHAHLLKPLEPGVLMSVLKRFTEVPVEMN
- a CDS encoding response regulator, which codes for MLAGRFLEALTCSATTSTRTTPPLRVLCIDDNHDVADSAVDLLRAVGFESLACYDGPTALIEAVSFLPGVCLIDLNMPGMDGDEVAIKLREQADGVPLVLVAVTAASNDRDSTRIRDAGFDMHFVKPVDPHQLVLVVDTLWRAWHRWVLKSSSR
- a CDS encoding EF-hand domain-containing protein, whose translation is MAADDKKQEIDDKVTVLVRDRFGGNYRAAFAHYDDDGSGAIDKDELKLLLSDAGIGSGLTRWSWASGIMKEVDTDGDGGISWAEFEAVFRSNKS
- a CDS encoding PSD1 and planctomycete cytochrome C domain-containing protein, encoding MRFFVQSLLGTGVLIPAVLVFTPFTPRSEAGGDDKPGHPAPVGGRPVSYLREVRPILAQHCFRCHGPDEAARKGKLRLDLKDNALAARKGKHVIAAGDPHGSLVWERMITEDDSRRMPPEGAPSLTKEQIATLKAWIEQGAKWGDHWSLVPPTKGAIPVVPDDAWVRDPLDAFVFARLQRAGLRPEAEAGRETWLRRASFDLTGLPPTPTEVDEFLKDKSPDAYAKQVDRLLASPRYGERQAQEWLDLARYADTSGYQNDTPRQIWKWREWVINAYNANMTFDRFTIEQLAGDLLPNATLAQRIATGFNRNHPTNSEAGEEEDEYRSAYVIDRVNTTATVFMGLTMACAQCHDHKYDPISQRDFYSFYSFFNNIKERDADYFGARSSIPIPNPDQEPRLADLKTRIAALQSRLDRADPLTDDDQKGWERKTLARLAGPVPWTTAKPTALLSRHGAVLKLLDDGSVLSTGTAPVKDTYDVMFLPGKRRIAAIRLELVPDDSQPGKALGRATDGRFNLSVIEIRHTTLADSQDPPLVYVSRAEADINQKPKEDPALFDMFPGSIESAVVIEPLGTGPAGAFGFRPGWSIVGDERRKPHEAVFLPLDPLETNEASVLRISLHQLGGAKFRSLIGRFRISYTEDDRVREILMPAQTKLWSSMGPFPAEDLAKAYGTAFEPEKDIKHEPLDLKKNYTKVVFVPETKGTGIPKGTTPGKGSEPTPAPTPKIAGGKSAPEPPKSEPGFKPIPKATDEDTSGGVLAKKSDKVDVKAKDAKPDGKEAIEGKKDKPRPEKISWAEQNKWRDASPVNLQGSGTFTYYLTRKIISTRPRTVMLQIDGPVGFKMWLNGEVVQASAPPPPVALPSAPPKTDTKPGGDEEPGAPEVDNLEPGAVRRGGRNNTEKKFRIGLRQGENEFVVKVVFGGSPGGRPGPPGPGMGGPSGGSFTFHLTPEGDDVLTHEVAMALRREEQDRIKGFTRLPVAPAPRPVAAPVAPGFVPSLKEDSKKVGLVGEKTAPPKPNEDDDTRSPSERRQKVLRDYFRSHIDPVGRIIAEELARLKDEEKELKRQMPQTLVMEELEEARQAYIFIRGLYKNRGENVPPATPAVLPLMPAELPHNRLGLAKWLVSGQHPLTARVLVNRIWQQYFSLGLVRTAEDFGVRGEVPTHPELLDYLATELVSGGWDLKKFHKRIVLSATYRQSAVVSKEKREHDPENRLFSRGPRLRLTAEMVRDNALAVSGLLFEKIGGESVKPVQPKDAGKSIDGFSGAYRRDRDEKQYRRGLYVYWKRGSPYPSMLNFDACKRDTPTVTRATTTTPLQALTLLNDPVYVECAKMLGQRMLKDKEATGRARDLEKPEADAKRLAYGFRLCTSRAPTEKEVGILRDLLDDQRAHFKADAGAAKKFLSVGDAKVDERIDPAEAAAWASVGSALLNLDATIHR
- a CDS encoding PRC-barrel domain-containing protein codes for the protein MMTSTILRAGALTALLFGTSVASAQPPAPSAAHDHNHYRAKQVIGTKILIAGDTTVGTVDDLVFDDAGNLEYLIVENGGKLFTVPFEAAKFNVEKKMAVLSLTAEQYKVIPTYTATTYPSFYTPTYRTETYKYYGVTPRELRRPGPPVIVRP
- a CDS encoding DUF1501 domain-containing protein, translating into MNAHISPAPNTHLARRAFLGTGALGLGSIALSGLMARPGSTAASDLPSPPRVAVPPFKLGPATARRVIMIFASGGLSQHDLFDEKPLLNKRRGEELPNSVRKEQRITGVTEKQGALPVVGTCFKFKPYGKSGLRMSELFREMGAFADDMCLVRSVQTDHVLHEAAMSILFTGSQQLGRPSWGSWASYALGAENKDLPEFVVMLSGSRDGGSPPHPRMWHNGYLAGRYQGCPFRGGKEPVFFVANPDGIDAKARRRVLDGVKALNELEAAVSGDPGVTTRIQAYEMAARMQTSVPELTDLSKEPADVLEQYGAEPGKESFANNCLLARRLAERGVRFIQLMDGGWDHHDNIPVILKQKMAGADKPIAALLRDLKDRGMLEDTVVIFCGEFGRTSYCEGPLSFASYGRDHHQLCGGLLLIGGGFRGGIAYGETDEWGWDVVKDPVHVHDVQATVLHALGLDHLKLVTRYQGRDFRLTDVAGTVVKPILE
- a CDS encoding ribonuclease HI gives rise to the protein MRHSRRMAERTEIQTDGTFNNQTGIGGWAAVIARTSSGRQEGTSAYEMELKALVEAVKMVPGPCTVDSDHEGIIGLAHDGRAPRMCRPLWDELYAAAAGKDIVFEWKKRDQTLGSRLAHQLARDAEKGRTV